The Thermosynechococcus sp. genome has a segment encoding these proteins:
- the petG gene encoding cytochrome b6-f complex subunit V: MIEPLLCGIVLGLIPVTLAGLFFAAYQQYKRGSQLEL; this comes from the coding sequence ATGATTGAGCCTTTACTGTGTGGGATTGTTTTAGGGCTGATTCCAGTGACCTTGGCAGGGTTATTCTTTGCTGCGTACCAACAATACAAGCGGGGCAGCCAGCTTGAACTCTAG
- a CDS encoding ABC transporter substrate-binding protein, producing MKYPWLMLALGAIALSSCTATEAPSANNNTLPLGVALAQTGNAALYGQEQLQGVRVAEEFFNQSGQIKKRTLRLVIQDTGSDEAGAVNVFQTLINRDRVIGIVGPTLSQQAFSADPIAEQAGVPVVAPSNTARGIPEIGAFISRISAGVEVVAPTAIQAALEINPTIRRVAVFFAQDDAFSRSETEIFQKAIREHPKLELVSVQQTQTTDTNFQAQINATLSVKPDLIVISGLAADGGNLIRQLRELGYQGLILGGNGINTVNIFPVCRRLCNGVLVAQAYNSENPAPMNVKFRDAFAAKYGQLPSQFSAQAFTAVQVFADSLARLSQEKNLSELPLADLRQALNQEILKGVYETPLGEIRFTPQGEVLQRFFYVGQIEMSEEGQSGKFSLVKKVERRP from the coding sequence GTGAAGTATCCCTGGTTAATGCTGGCACTGGGGGCGATCGCCCTCAGTAGTTGTACGGCAACCGAGGCTCCCTCAGCAAACAACAATACATTGCCCCTTGGGGTTGCCCTCGCCCAAACCGGTAATGCGGCTCTCTACGGCCAAGAGCAACTACAGGGGGTGCGAGTCGCCGAGGAGTTTTTTAATCAATCAGGCCAGATCAAGAAGCGAACCCTGCGGCTGGTGATTCAGGATACCGGCAGTGATGAGGCGGGGGCAGTCAATGTCTTTCAGACCTTGATTAATCGCGATCGCGTGATTGGTATTGTCGGCCCCACCCTCTCGCAACAGGCCTTTAGTGCCGATCCCATTGCCGAGCAAGCGGGTGTACCGGTTGTCGCCCCCTCCAATACAGCGCGTGGCATTCCTGAAATTGGTGCCTTCATTAGTCGCATCTCTGCAGGGGTGGAGGTAGTAGCGCCCACCGCGATTCAAGCGGCCCTTGAGATTAACCCCACCATTCGCCGAGTGGCTGTCTTCTTTGCCCAAGATGATGCCTTTAGTCGCTCAGAAACCGAGATTTTTCAAAAAGCCATTCGTGAGCATCCCAAGCTTGAACTGGTGAGTGTCCAGCAAACCCAAACCACTGATACAAATTTCCAAGCCCAAATCAATGCCACCCTCAGTGTCAAACCGGACTTAATTGTCATCTCTGGCCTAGCGGCGGACGGCGGTAACCTCATTCGTCAACTGCGGGAACTGGGCTACCAAGGGTTAATTTTGGGAGGGAATGGCATCAATACCGTCAACATCTTCCCTGTCTGTCGTCGTCTCTGTAATGGGGTCCTGGTGGCGCAGGCCTATAATTCCGAAAACCCCGCTCCGATGAACGTCAAGTTCCGCGACGCCTTTGCAGCCAAATATGGCCAACTCCCCTCTCAGTTTAGTGCCCAAGCCTTTACGGCGGTTCAGGTCTTTGCGGACTCCTTAGCGCGACTCTCTCAAGAAAAGAACTTGTCGGAATTGCCCCTTGCAGATTTGCGTCAGGCCTTGAACCAAGAGATTCTCAAGGGAGTCTATGAAACCCCCCTTGGAGAAATTCGCTTTACACCTCAGGGAGAGGTGCTGCAACGTTTCTTTTACGTCGGTCAGATTGAGATGAGTGAGGAGGGCCAAAGCGGAAAATTTAGCTTGGTGAAAAAAGTTGAACGACGCCCCTAG
- the acs gene encoding acetate--CoA ligase, translated as MSHPTIESILQENRLFYPPADFVAKARINSLEAYNALYEKAKADPAAFWGELAQQELEWFQPWDQVLDWQPPNAKWFVNGKINITYNCLDRHLKTWRKNKAALIWEGEPGDSRTLTYAQLHREVCQFANVLKQLGVKKGDRVGIYMPMIPEAAIAMLACARIGAPHSVVFGGFSAEALRDRLIDAQAKLVVTADGGWRKDAIVPLKDQVDKALAHQAVPTVENVLVVQRTQQPVTMVPGRDHWWHALQKGVSADCPAEPMDSEDLLFILYTSGSTGKPKGVVHTTAGYNLYTHITTQWVFDLQDTDVYWCTADVGWITGHSYIVYGPLSNGATTLMYEGAPRASNPGCFWDVIEKYGVTTFYTAPTAIRAFIKMGEHLPRARNLSSLRLLGTVGEPINPEAWMWYYRVIGGERCPIVDTWWQTETGGHMITSLPGAIPMKPGSATKPLPGILADVVDLEGNPVGVNEGGYLVIRHPWPGMMRTVYGDPDRFRRTYWEHIPPRNGQYFYFAGDGARKDEDGYFWVMGRVDDVINVSGHRLGTMEIESALVSHPAVAEAAVVGKPDEVKGEEIVAFVILEGSATPSDALQQELKQHVVKEIGALARPAEIRFTDALPKTRSGKIMRRLLRSLAAGQEVVGDTSTLEDRSVLDRLRRGA; from the coding sequence ATGAGTCATCCCACGATTGAGTCGATTCTTCAGGAAAATCGCCTTTTTTATCCCCCCGCTGATTTTGTGGCCAAAGCGCGGATCAATTCCCTTGAGGCCTATAATGCCCTCTACGAAAAGGCCAAAGCTGATCCCGCTGCCTTTTGGGGCGAATTGGCACAGCAGGAACTAGAGTGGTTTCAACCTTGGGATCAGGTACTGGATTGGCAGCCCCCCAATGCCAAGTGGTTTGTCAACGGCAAAATCAACATCACCTACAACTGTTTGGATCGTCACCTCAAGACTTGGCGCAAAAATAAAGCGGCGTTGATCTGGGAAGGCGAACCCGGTGATAGCCGCACCCTGACCTATGCCCAACTGCACCGTGAGGTGTGCCAGTTTGCCAATGTCCTCAAACAACTAGGGGTGAAAAAGGGCGATCGCGTCGGTATTTATATGCCGATGATTCCAGAGGCAGCCATTGCTATGTTGGCCTGTGCCCGGATTGGCGCGCCCCACTCAGTGGTATTTGGAGGCTTTAGTGCCGAAGCCTTGCGCGATCGCCTCATTGATGCCCAAGCTAAACTGGTTGTTACGGCTGACGGTGGCTGGCGCAAAGATGCCATTGTGCCCCTCAAGGATCAAGTGGATAAAGCGCTAGCCCATCAAGCGGTTCCCACCGTTGAAAATGTCCTAGTGGTGCAGCGCACCCAGCAGCCAGTCACCATGGTGCCCGGTCGCGATCACTGGTGGCACGCTCTGCAAAAGGGGGTCAGTGCCGACTGTCCTGCCGAACCTATGGACAGCGAGGATTTACTCTTTATCCTTTACACCTCCGGCTCCACCGGCAAACCCAAGGGCGTTGTTCACACCACCGCAGGTTACAACCTCTACACCCACATCACTACCCAGTGGGTCTTTGACCTCCAAGATACCGATGTCTATTGGTGTACCGCCGATGTTGGCTGGATTACGGGTCACAGCTATATTGTCTATGGGCCACTGTCCAATGGGGCAACCACCCTCATGTATGAAGGGGCACCCCGCGCCTCTAATCCCGGTTGCTTCTGGGATGTGATTGAGAAGTATGGGGTCACCACTTTCTACACGGCGCCGACGGCAATCCGGGCTTTTATCAAAATGGGCGAACACTTGCCCCGGGCACGCAACCTTTCCTCCTTACGCCTGTTGGGAACCGTGGGTGAACCCATCAACCCTGAGGCATGGATGTGGTACTACCGTGTCATTGGCGGTGAGCGCTGCCCGATTGTGGATACATGGTGGCAAACGGAAACTGGCGGCCACATGATCACCTCACTGCCGGGGGCAATTCCGATGAAACCCGGCTCTGCTACCAAGCCCTTGCCGGGGATTCTCGCTGATGTCGTGGACCTTGAGGGCAACCCTGTCGGTGTCAATGAGGGTGGCTATCTGGTCATTCGTCACCCTTGGCCAGGGATGATGCGCACTGTGTATGGCGATCCCGATCGCTTCCGCCGCACCTATTGGGAGCACATTCCACCTCGCAATGGTCAGTATTTTTACTTTGCCGGCGATGGTGCCCGCAAGGATGAGGATGGCTACTTTTGGGTAATGGGACGGGTTGACGATGTAATCAATGTCTCTGGCCACCGCTTGGGCACTATGGAAATTGAATCGGCATTGGTCTCCCACCCTGCCGTTGCTGAAGCCGCCGTTGTCGGTAAACCCGACGAGGTCAAAGGGGAAGAGATCGTTGCTTTTGTGATTCTTGAAGGATCGGCGACCCCCAGTGATGCCCTCCAACAGGAATTAAAGCAACACGTTGTCAAGGAAATTGGTGCCTTGGCACGGCCGGCGGAGATTCGCTTTACGGACGCTCTGCCCAAAACGCGATCAGGTAAAATCATGCGGCGGCTCCTGCGTTCTCTAGCCGCAGGTCAAGAGGTGGTTGGGGATACTTCAACATTGGAGGATCGCTCAGTGCTCGATAGGCTGCGCCGAGGGGCTTGA
- a CDS encoding DUF4126 domain-containing protein has protein sequence MLEVLAILSAAAAGGLRLALPLLLIGLLQGEQLWSQVPLLRHCSPYWVVGVLAAWSFLEIFLSGNLWGYRFIILVQLCFSPLVGALLGMTVATATDTPQWLIGTFSGLFALVLQLVQVGWFYRVGKLPRWVIVGQDILCVLLILFALRAPKQGGLIALLLLWLAVRSAKDWQQRHRYSSRRRLNS, from the coding sequence ATGCTAGAGGTTTTGGCCATTCTTTCAGCGGCAGCAGCAGGGGGACTACGCCTGGCACTTCCCCTACTGTTGATAGGTCTATTGCAGGGGGAACAACTCTGGTCACAGGTACCTTTGTTGCGCCATTGTTCCCCCTATTGGGTAGTTGGTGTGCTGGCTGCTTGGTCGTTCCTTGAGATCTTTCTTTCTGGGAACCTCTGGGGCTACCGCTTCATTATCCTTGTGCAACTGTGCTTTAGCCCCCTTGTGGGTGCCCTCCTTGGCATGACCGTGGCAACAGCAACAGATACACCCCAGTGGCTCATTGGTACCTTTAGTGGTCTTTTTGCCTTGGTGTTGCAATTGGTGCAGGTGGGCTGGTTTTATCGGGTAGGGAAGCTACCCCGTTGGGTCATTGTCGGGCAGGATATCCTGTGTGTGCTGTTAATTTTATTTGCCCTGAGGGCACCCAAGCAGGGTGGGTTGATTGCCTTACTCCTGTTGTGGTTGGCTGTTCGCAGTGCTAAGGATTGGCAGCAACGACATCGGTACTCCAGTCGCCGCAGGTTAAATTCTTAG
- a CDS encoding DUF4340 domain-containing protein, protein MASGIRTKTLVLLTTAAILGGGLLLFEPQLPRPNSRDTQTHQRLFNFQEADVVALKIVAPDYSLNLKKLATGNWVIDREKQTPAEEGTVVFLLNLLATGQRDRSLDVPTERARDYGLAPPLATVDITLKDGQQHRLHLGDTTFDGLKLYAEIDPPSEPREKMTVTLVPLDLKNALQRPLREWERQQAAN, encoded by the coding sequence ATGGCAAGTGGCATCCGCACAAAAACGCTCGTTCTTTTAACAACGGCAGCCATTTTAGGCGGCGGTCTCTTGCTTTTTGAGCCACAACTGCCCAGGCCCAACAGCAGGGATACGCAAACCCACCAGCGCCTCTTTAACTTTCAAGAGGCGGATGTTGTGGCATTGAAAATTGTTGCCCCTGATTACAGCTTGAACTTGAAAAAGTTGGCGACAGGCAACTGGGTGATTGATCGGGAAAAGCAAACCCCCGCAGAAGAGGGCACAGTCGTCTTCTTACTAAACTTATTGGCCACAGGTCAGCGCGATCGCTCCCTCGACGTACCTACTGAACGTGCCAGAGATTATGGCCTTGCTCCCCCTCTGGCCACTGTGGATATCACCCTCAAAGACGGCCAGCAGCACCGTTTACACTTGGGGGACACCACCTTTGACGGCCTCAAGCTCTACGCGGAAATTGACCCTCCCTCAGAACCCCGCGAAAAAATGACAGTGACCCTCGTTCCCCTTGATCTCAAAAATGCCCTCCAGCGCCCTTTGAGGGAATGGGAGCGTCAGCAAGCAGCAAACTAA
- a CDS encoding shikimate kinase, giving the protein MELQERLGGANIYLVGMMGAGKTTTGRILAQRLGYGFVDTDAVITEFRQRPIREIFAQEGEPAFRQLEQQVLAQVSSYHHLVVATGGGIVLNPMNWSYLHHGIVVWLHVPLAVLCQRLGQDRERPLLQEQPLEERLRELLQARQYLYAQADLELRITVEDTPETVCDRLLATLPCILKPMEPC; this is encoded by the coding sequence ATGGAACTGCAAGAACGCCTTGGGGGAGCCAATATCTATCTTGTGGGCATGATGGGTGCCGGTAAAACCACCACGGGTCGCATCCTGGCCCAACGCTTGGGCTACGGTTTTGTGGATACCGATGCTGTGATTACGGAGTTTCGCCAACGACCGATTCGCGAGATCTTTGCCCAAGAGGGGGAGCCTGCCTTTCGGCAGTTGGAACAACAGGTCCTAGCACAAGTCTCCAGTTACCACCACTTGGTGGTGGCCACAGGCGGCGGCATTGTCCTTAACCCGATGAACTGGAGTTATCTGCATCACGGTATTGTGGTCTGGCTTCATGTCCCCCTTGCGGTGCTCTGTCAACGTCTGGGCCAAGATCGGGAACGTCCCCTGTTGCAGGAACAGCCTCTTGAGGAACGCTTGCGTGAACTGCTGCAGGCGCGTCAATACCTCTATGCTCAGGCAGACTTAGAGCTAAGGATTACGGTGGAAGATACCCCGGAAACGGTGTGCGATCGCCTGTTGGCAACCCTACCCTGTATCTTGAAACCAATGGAACCATGCTAG
- the ilvN gene encoding acetolactate synthase small subunit, with the protein MKHTLSVLVEDEAGVLTRIAGLFARRGFNIESLAVGPAEQIGVSRITMVVPGDDAVIEQLTKQLYKLINVLKVQDITTIPCVERELMLLKVNATASTRSEILELVQIFRAKVVDVSDDSLIIEVSGDPGKMVALVQMLNKFGIREIARTGKIALVRESGVNTEYLKSLEARV; encoded by the coding sequence ATGAAACATACCCTATCGGTTTTGGTGGAAGATGAGGCGGGTGTCCTCACTCGTATTGCCGGTCTATTTGCGCGGCGTGGCTTTAACATCGAGAGCTTGGCGGTAGGACCTGCGGAGCAAATTGGCGTCTCTCGTATTACGATGGTGGTGCCGGGAGATGATGCTGTCATTGAGCAGTTGACCAAGCAACTCTACAAGCTGATCAATGTCCTCAAGGTGCAGGATATTACCACAATTCCCTGTGTAGAACGGGAATTGATGCTCCTGAAGGTGAATGCCACCGCCAGCACCCGCTCTGAAATTTTGGAACTGGTGCAAATTTTCCGCGCTAAGGTGGTGGATGTGTCCGACGATTCGCTAATCATCGAGGTCTCCGGTGACCCTGGCAAAATGGTCGCCCTCGTGCAAATGCTGAATAAATTTGGGATTCGCGAAATTGCCCGCACCGGTAAAATTGCCCTTGTGCGCGAGTCTGGGGTGAATACAGAATACCTGAAGTCCTTGGAAGCACGGGTCTAA
- a CDS encoding DUF2214 family protein, which yields MNDLWSSAAIAYLHYLSFMVAFAALVVEHLTLRKDLDLKQAWRLVITDALYGIAAVTVLGTGILRVLYFGKGTEYYLGNPVFHLKVGLFILVGLLSLYPTISFLLWIKPLREEKVPTLELPTVQRLTWVIRAELAFLSAIPFLAAMMARGIGLDWIQR from the coding sequence ATGAACGACCTTTGGAGCAGTGCCGCGATCGCCTACCTACACTACCTCAGCTTCATGGTGGCTTTTGCTGCCCTTGTAGTGGAGCACCTCACCCTGCGCAAAGACTTAGACCTCAAACAGGCTTGGCGATTGGTGATTACCGATGCCCTCTATGGTATTGCTGCGGTGACCGTTCTTGGGACCGGGATTTTGCGGGTTCTCTATTTTGGCAAGGGCACTGAATATTATTTAGGCAACCCTGTCTTTCACCTCAAAGTCGGCTTATTCATTTTGGTGGGGTTATTGTCCCTTTATCCCACCATTTCCTTTCTGCTTTGGATTAAACCGCTGCGGGAAGAGAAAGTACCCACCCTCGAGTTGCCGACTGTGCAGCGTTTGACTTGGGTAATTCGGGCTGAATTGGCCTTTCTCAGCGCTATTCCCTTTTTGGCAGCGATGATGGCGCGGGGGATTGGTTTGGATTGGATTCAACGGTAA
- the msrA gene encoding peptide-methionine (S)-S-oxide reductase MsrA, producing MGFFGFKKLTMPSPNTALPGRAEPMPVPKAHLVNGHPLTPPYPEGMELAMFGMGCFWGAERKFWQVPGVYVTAVGYAGGYTPNPTYEEVCTGMTGHNEVVRVVFDPQKVTYEELLKVFWENHDPTQGMRQGNDVGTQYRSGIYYYSPEQKALAEASRDRYQAALKAAGYGTITTEILPAPEFYFAEPYHQQYLHRNVNGYCGLGGTKVPYELMSATPRI from the coding sequence ATGGGATTCTTTGGCTTTAAAAAGTTGACAATGCCTAGCCCCAATACTGCATTACCCGGCCGAGCGGAACCAATGCCTGTGCCAAAGGCTCACTTGGTTAATGGTCATCCCCTCACCCCTCCCTATCCCGAAGGCATGGAGTTAGCGATGTTTGGCATGGGCTGCTTTTGGGGGGCTGAGCGCAAGTTTTGGCAGGTGCCGGGGGTCTATGTTACCGCTGTGGGCTATGCGGGCGGCTATACCCCCAATCCCACCTATGAGGAGGTGTGCACGGGCATGACAGGTCACAATGAGGTGGTGCGGGTGGTCTTTGACCCCCAGAAGGTGACCTATGAAGAATTGCTCAAGGTCTTTTGGGAAAACCATGACCCGACCCAGGGCATGCGCCAAGGCAATGATGTGGGGACGCAGTATCGCTCCGGTATTTACTACTATTCCCCTGAGCAAAAAGCCCTGGCCGAGGCGAGTCGCGATCGCTACCAAGCAGCCCTAAAAGCTGCAGGTTACGGTACAATCACCACTGAAATTCTGCCAGCACCTGAATTTTACTTTGCCGAACCTTACCACCAGCAATACCTCCACCGCAATGTAAATGGCTATTGCGGCCTTGGGGGCACCAAGGTTCCCTACGAACTCATGAGTGCCACCCCCCGCATTTAG
- the der gene encoding ribosome biogenesis GTPase Der has protein sequence MALPIVAVVGRPNVGKSTFVNRLAGERDAIVHDEPGVTRDRTYRPAFWQDREFLVVDTGGLVFDDDSDFLPLIRQQAELALQEATAAIFVVDGQAGPTALDYEIAAWLRQLPVPVLVAVNKCESRQMGQVQAAEFWSLGLGQPYPISSIHGSGTGELLDQLISYLPAAETLPEAPEIQVAIAGRPNVGKSSLLNALIGSDRAIVSPISGTTRDAIDTVIEHEGTQYRFIDTAGIRKRTHVAYGPEMFSVHRAFKAIHRSDVVLLVLDALEDITEQDQRLAGHIADQGRACVLIVNKWDAVPDKDTYTINAYRDRLYQRLHFLEWADALFVSAHTGQRLDKIFAVVDAAVEQHRRRVSTAVVNEAIQEALRWHTPPATRQGRQGKIYYATQVATQPPTFAIFVNNAKLFKDNYRRYIESQIRQQLGFRGTPIRLLWRSKKPREAAEVVAR, from the coding sequence ATGGCTTTGCCGATTGTTGCTGTCGTTGGCCGCCCCAATGTGGGCAAATCAACCTTTGTGAACCGCCTGGCCGGTGAACGGGATGCCATTGTCCACGATGAACCAGGAGTAACTCGCGATCGCACCTACCGGCCTGCATTTTGGCAAGATCGGGAATTTCTGGTCGTGGATACCGGGGGCTTAGTGTTTGATGATGACAGTGACTTTTTGCCCCTGATTCGTCAGCAGGCAGAGCTTGCCCTTCAGGAGGCCACGGCCGCGATTTTTGTAGTAGATGGTCAAGCCGGGCCTACGGCACTCGACTATGAGATTGCTGCCTGGTTGCGCCAGCTTCCCGTACCCGTTTTAGTGGCGGTGAATAAATGCGAGTCGCGCCAAATGGGTCAGGTGCAGGCGGCAGAGTTCTGGTCCCTTGGGCTGGGCCAACCCTACCCAATTTCTAGCATCCACGGCAGTGGCACTGGCGAGTTGCTGGATCAGTTGATTAGCTACCTGCCAGCAGCAGAAACCCTTCCCGAGGCGCCGGAGATTCAGGTGGCCATTGCGGGGCGTCCCAATGTGGGTAAATCCAGCTTGCTCAATGCCCTAATTGGGAGCGATCGCGCCATTGTCAGTCCGATTTCAGGTACCACCCGCGACGCCATTGACACAGTGATTGAACACGAGGGCACCCAGTACCGCTTCATTGATACCGCTGGTATTCGGAAACGGACTCATGTGGCCTATGGGCCCGAGATGTTTAGTGTCCATCGTGCCTTTAAGGCCATTCACCGCTCCGATGTGGTGCTGTTGGTGTTGGATGCCCTTGAAGACATTACCGAACAGGATCAGCGCTTGGCAGGGCACATTGCCGATCAGGGGCGTGCCTGTGTGCTGATTGTGAACAAGTGGGATGCCGTCCCCGACAAAGATACCTATACCATTAACGCCTATCGCGATCGCCTATATCAGCGGTTGCATTTTCTGGAGTGGGCAGATGCCCTCTTTGTCAGTGCCCATACGGGTCAACGCCTTGACAAAATTTTTGCAGTGGTGGATGCGGCGGTTGAACAACATCGTCGCCGAGTCAGTACAGCAGTGGTGAATGAAGCAATTCAAGAAGCCCTACGCTGGCATACCCCACCCGCCACTCGCCAAGGCCGCCAAGGCAAAATCTACTACGCCACCCAAGTTGCCACCCAACCGCCAACATTTGCGATTTTTGTTAACAATGCCAAACTCTTCAAGGATAACTATCGCCGCTACATTGAGAGCCAAATTCGGCAGCAGCTAGGATTTCGGGGTACCCCAATTCGCCTCCTTTGGCGGAGCAAGAAACCTCGTGAAGCTGCTGAGGTGGTTGCCCGCTAG
- a CDS encoding pentapeptide repeat-containing protein: MKRQVLMATAMISGAIASYTAFAMPSPMQQLVQTNACPGCDLRTVDLRGYNLAGANLRGANLEGANLQDANLMVANLAGANLSNANLTAAYLERANLEEVNLRGANLSRAVLRHSRARRANFSNSNLTGADVRYGDLRRANLNGATFEQANMQWARLNNATVDQTNFSDAYRPRMPYRLNLP, from the coding sequence GTGAAGCGACAGGTATTGATGGCAACAGCAATGATTAGTGGGGCGATCGCTAGCTATACCGCCTTTGCCATGCCTTCCCCCATGCAACAACTTGTGCAAACCAATGCTTGTCCCGGCTGTGACCTACGGACTGTTGATTTGCGCGGCTATAACTTGGCGGGGGCAAATTTGCGCGGTGCCAATCTTGAGGGCGCCAACCTCCAGGATGCCAACCTTATGGTGGCCAATTTGGCAGGGGCAAATCTGAGTAATGCCAACCTCACCGCCGCCTATTTAGAACGAGCCAACCTAGAAGAGGTCAATCTTAGGGGTGCTAACCTGAGCCGTGCAGTTTTGCGCCATAGTCGTGCTCGCCGTGCCAATTTCAGCAATAGCAACTTAACGGGAGCCGATGTCCGCTATGGGGATTTGCGCCGCGCCAATCTCAACGGTGCTACCTTTGAGCAAGCCAATATGCAGTGGGCACGGTTAAACAATGCCACTGTCGATCAGACCAACTTTAGCGATGCTTACCGTCCCCGTATGCCCTATCGTCTCAATCTCCCCTAA
- a CDS encoding J domain-containing protein produces MPQPNPYVTLQVAVTATQAEIKAAYRRLVKQYHPDYHPSDRSSHERMAAINAAYEILGDEQSRQAYDAQHRVHPKNARLDVQGFQAADRELRQWLALTYKPVSQIIEAVLRSLPQQMDVLAADPFDDDLMDQFLTYLQDCRRALTRARYTFQAQPNPAAVAKVAAHLYYCLNQLVDGLDELEQFSHSYDDRHLHTGQELFRIAHRLFAECRLVR; encoded by the coding sequence ATGCCCCAGCCCAATCCCTACGTGACCCTACAGGTGGCAGTAACGGCCACCCAAGCCGAGATTAAGGCCGCCTATCGGCGCTTAGTCAAGCAGTATCACCCCGACTACCACCCCAGCGATCGCTCCAGCCATGAGCGAATGGCGGCCATTAACGCCGCCTATGAAATCCTGGGGGATGAGCAGTCTCGGCAAGCCTATGATGCCCAGCACCGCGTCCACCCCAAAAACGCTAGGCTCGATGTTCAGGGTTTCCAAGCTGCCGATCGCGAGCTAAGACAATGGCTGGCACTCACCTACAAGCCCGTGAGTCAGATCATTGAAGCAGTCTTGCGATCGCTCCCCCAGCAGATGGATGTCCTTGCTGCCGATCCCTTTGATGATGACCTCATGGATCAGTTCCTCACCTACTTGCAGGACTGTCGCCGCGCCCTTACCCGTGCCCGCTATACATTCCAAGCCCAACCCAACCCCGCCGCTGTAGCCAAGGTGGCAGCCCACCTCTATTACTGTTTGAATCAACTGGTGGATGGTCTCGACGAGCTAGAGCAATTTAGCCACAGTTACGACGATCGCCATCTGCATACGGGGCAGGAACTCTTTCGCATTGCCCATCGCCTCTTCGCAGAGTGTCGGCTTGTCCGCTAA